One Fusobacterium sp. IOR10 DNA segment encodes these proteins:
- the hisG gene encoding ATP phosphoribosyltransferase translates to MDNTITIALAKGRLGKQAYKILKKIGLGDSIDLDSRKLIFKDEKNKIDYIYVKPSDVVTYVEKGVADLGIVGKDVILENDTDIYEILDLGFGKCKFSIASIKGQNIYKKDDTLKVATKYPEISKKYFKEKQQKIEIIKLNGSVELAPLVKLSDVIVDLVETGDTLKANGLEVIEDMFNISARLICNRISYRFQYDRIQNITKLLENNL, encoded by the coding sequence TTGGACAATACAATAACAATAGCACTTGCAAAGGGAAGACTTGGGAAACAAGCATATAAGATTCTTAAAAAAATAGGTTTAGGAGATTCCATAGACTTAGATTCAAGAAAATTAATTTTTAAAGATGAAAAAAATAAAATTGACTATATATATGTTAAACCATCTGATGTTGTTACATATGTTGAAAAGGGAGTTGCTGATTTAGGTATAGTTGGTAAAGATGTTATCTTGGAAAATGACACAGATATATATGAAATTTTAGACTTGGGATTTGGAAAATGTAAATTTTCCATAGCTAGCATAAAGGGACAAAATATTTATAAAAAGGATGACACTTTAAAGGTTGCCACTAAATACCCAGAAATATCAAAAAAATACTTTAAAGAAAAACAACAGAAAATTGAAATAATCAAACTTAATGGATCAGTTGAGCTAGCTCCTCTAGTTAAATTATCTGATGTTATAGTTGATCTAGTTGAAACAGGGGATACTTTAAAGGCAAATGGCCTTGAGGTAATAGAGGACATGTTTAACATTAGTGCAAGGCTTATATGTAATAGAATAAGTTATAGATTCCAGTATGATCGAATACAAAATATTACAAAATTATTAGAAAACAATTTATAA
- a CDS encoding ATP phosphoribosyltransferase regulatory subunit, which yields MEFIKIKDELDYSYKKYKLTREIEDIFVESKYIKLEPSIFEDYDTFTLINKRIKKEKMVKIIDGNSKVLILRPDITTNIIKNLIPRWEKDLKVKLFYNSSIFINKLDSNIREFKQMGIEYLGEDSLEADMEIIGLVFKIFKNYRKNFILEIGTSKYINALLKELNLEENLKIKLKNLIYKKNKNEIIECISALDIKKEIKDLFSNILDFQGNMEEVINKAENNYMNENMKLSIEKLKDFKKMALDYGYLKCIHLDLSMITELDYYNGLVFKGYYKNSSREVISGGRYDSLTKTFGIKIPAVGFSIDLDELIKILYRDGE from the coding sequence ATGGAATTTATTAAAATTAAAGATGAATTAGATTATTCATATAAAAAATATAAGCTAACAAGGGAAATAGAGGATATATTTGTAGAATCTAAATATATTAAGTTAGAACCTTCAATTTTTGAGGACTATGACACTTTCACATTAATTAACAAAAGAATAAAAAAAGAAAAAATGGTTAAAATAATTGATGGAAATTCTAAAGTTCTTATTTTAAGACCAGATATTACAACTAATATAATTAAAAATTTAATTCCCAGATGGGAAAAGGATCTAAAGGTTAAACTATTTTATAATTCCTCTATCTTTATAAATAAATTAGACAGTAATATAAGGGAATTTAAACAAATGGGAATAGAATACCTAGGTGAAGATTCCCTAGAAGCTGACATGGAAATTATAGGTTTAGTTTTTAAGATTTTTAAAAATTACAGAAAAAATTTCATTCTAGAAATTGGAACTAGTAAGTATATTAATGCCTTACTTAAAGAACTTAACTTGGAAGAAAATCTAAAAATAAAACTAAAGAATCTAATTTATAAAAAAAATAAAAATGAAATAATAGAATGTATCAGTGCTTTAGATATAAAAAAAGAAATTAAAGATTTATTTTCTAATATTTTAGATTTCCAAGGGAATATGGAAGAGGTTATAAATAAAGCAGAAAATAATTACATGAATGAGAACATGAAATTATCAATAGAAAAACTTAAAGATTTTAAGAAAATGGCCTTGGACTATGGATATTTAAAATGTATACATCTTGATCTATCCATGATTACAGAACTAGATTATTATAATGGGTTAGTGTTTAAAGGTTATTATAAAAATTCTTCTAGGGAAGTTATAAGTGGTGGAAGATACGATTCCTTAACTAAAACCTTTGGTATAAAAATTCCAGCTGTTGGTTTTTCAATAGATTTAGATGAATTAATAAAAATTCTTTACAGGGATGGTGAATAG